AAGCAAAAGTCTTTCTTATTGCGCATGATGTAATGCTCTTTCATTATGGAAAGTTAACGGAGTTTATAAATCCATGCGATTTATCTATACCTGATAAATTTAAATATAAAATAAATTTCTTGGAGCAAGTTAAAAAATTCAAGAAAAGATATAATCCTTTACGAAATCTTTTTATCAATCACTATCTTAAATATGTTGATAAGATTTTTGCTGTTAGTTTTGCTCTTCAGGAAGCTCTTGAGGGAAACGGGATAAAAAATATCAAGACTGTTCATGCAGGTATCAATTTTTCTTTGTGGGAGATAGATGAGGGTAAAATAAATGACTTTAAAAAAGAATATGGAGTCCTAGATAAAAAAATTGTTTTATTTGGAGGTAGATTAAGCGGAGCAAAAGGAGGTAGGGAGATATTAAAAGCGATGATTAAAATTATAGAAAAGGTTCCCAGCGCGGTGCTTTTAGTTGTCGGAGAAGGAAAAGGGTATGAGAAAGATATGGTTAATACAGCCGAAAAATTTGGACTTAAAGATAGAATCATTTTTACGGGATGGATATTAGGAGACAAACTTAAGGCAGCTTATCATTCAAGTGATGTTGTTGTGGTATCTTCTGTCTGTTTTGACTCTTTCCCAGTTATCAATCTTGAGGCTATGGCGTGTGCTAAGCCGGTGGTGGGGACCTGTTTTGGAGGGACGCCGGAGATAGTGGAAGATAATGTTACCGGATTTATCGTTAATCCTTTCAATACCGAGGTTATGGCGGAGAAAATCTCTTATCTTCTTTTAAATCCGGAAAAAGCTCGAGAGTTTGGAAAAAGAGGATATAATAAAATAAAGGAGAAATTTAGTATTGATAAATGGATAGATAAGTATCTAAAGAATATATAAATATGAATAAAAAAATAATATTTTCAATAATCGCTTTATTTATTTTATCGTTTGGTTTGCGGATAGCGCCAGTCTTGTATAAAGGCTACGCGCCGACTGGCTTGCATGATAATTTAATTCTCTCTAGGAATTTGGCAAAAACAGGGGAGTATAAATTAGAAAATGAAAAGAATGTCATCCTCGCTTCTTCTAAAGTAAAAGATGAAGGGGTTACTTCATCTTTTGGAAATAAATTAAGTATATTTTTAGAGGCAGAGATTTTTAAATTTTTTGATTTTAGTCCAAATCTCCCTTTTTATTCTTCTATTTTTCTTTTTGCTTTATCTACAGTTTTAATTTTTCTTTTAGTCTTTAGGATTTTTGGTAATCTTTACTTGGCATTTTCTGCGGCGCTTTTTGATACATTTATGCCGTTTGTCTGGAAGGGGGCGCTCTTTGCCGGTTCTTATGAATTTGCCAGTGTGTTTTTTCTTTTTGGTCTTCTGGTCTATTTTTGGAATGGCTTTAAAGAATTATCTTTTTCTTTTAATGATTATGGAGGTGGATTCACCAGAAAAATAACTTTATTTTTGCATAATTATACGCAGTTGTTTATTACCGGTATTTTTCTTGGTTTGGCCATCGTTTCTCGCAACGCTTTTATCTTTTCTGTTGCGCCTGTCATTATTTATGAATTATATATAAGCCGTTCTTGGAGAAGGGTGATTATTTTTGCTTTGCCGGTAATTTTAATTTTCGGTTTTTTCGGAGTTTTTAATAATTCTTATATAACAGGTACTGACGAATCATTTAGTCGTTTCGGCCACCTTTTCCCGGATCCATATACTTACCACTTTGAGAAAGACGCTTATATAGAAAGTATTGCCGGTTTAAGCGACCCGGATCTCTTGGAATTTCAAATTAAATATGGATATGATGTTCCTATCTTAAATCAGGTTAAGGTGTATATTAATTCTGCCGTTTTTTATCCTAAGCAGGCTTTCTCTATTATAAATTTCGGCGGGCCGTTCTTTCTCTTTTTAATTTTCTTAGGCGGAGCGTATCTTTATAAAGAAAGAAAAGAGTTATTTAAATTTTTCTTAACCTGGGTATTTTTGTGGTATATTGGGTTGGTTGCCCTAAAGACAAATAATTGGGACCATTTCCTTGAAATACGTTTTGCTATAGTTTTGTTGATCTCTTTAGGTGTATTGGTATTGATCAAAATGTTTAGCCGGTCTATTGAAAGCAGGCGAAAATATATATTATTTGGAGTTAGTTTGGTGGTTCTTTTGTCTCTTCAGCTTTTTGTCTCAAACAAATGGATGTTCCACGAGTCCTATGAGACGAGCTTCTTACCGGAGGCGATACCTATTATAGAAGAATTAGCGAAAGAGGATATTAGTGACAACGAAGTGATAGGGGTAAGTTTCAATCAAAACGCGCCTCTTCTTTTCAATTATTATCTTGATAAAAATTTTATCTATTTTGCTCCGGAGACGATAGATAAATTAAGGGCGGAAGGTAGACTAGAAGAAGTTTTTAGTCAGTTTGGTGTTACAAGACTTATAGAATAATTTTGCTGGTAAGTAATGTTTAAAATATAATTTATGAATAAAGAAAAAGAAGTGAAAACTCAGGATTTTGTAGCAGACTTTTATGAAAAGGTTCGATATGAGAAAGAATATTCCAGAAAATATCATAATTTTTGGTTTGGGAAGATGATGAAAATGGCTCCGCCGAGGGGCTTGGTGCTTGATGCCGGCTGTGGGACAGGAGAAATGATGGAATTCTTGAAAGAAAATAATTTTGATAATTTTATCGGCTATGACATCTCTTTCAATATGCTTGTTCATGCTAAAAATAGAGCCGAGAGGTTGGTTTGTGCTGATGCGGAGAATCTTCCTTTTGCCGATGGCTCTTTTGACGTTATCTATGCTCGCGCGCTCCTGCACCACCTCTTTGATGTGTCAAAGGCCCTGTGTGAGATAAAGAGGGTTTTAAAGTCGGGTGGAGAAGTTGTGTTTGCTGATACTAATAAATCTTTTGTTAATGATTTGCCGAGGAAGATTATGAACAAGGGTGAGCATTTTGCCGAGAGCCATAAGAATTTTAAAAGTAGCGAGATAATAGAACTTATCAAAAAAGAATTCAACATCAAGGAGGTTTATTATTTTGGTTATATCGCTTATCCTCTGTTAGGTTTCCCTGATATGGTCAATATTTACAGATTCTTTCCGGGTAAATTCATCTTGACACCTACCCTCATATTTATTGATAAAATCATCAGTCAAATCCCGATTGTAAAAAAGCTCGCTTTCGGTATAATGATAAGTGCTAAGAAAAGATAAATATGCCTGAAAATTTTGAAAAGATACAAGAATCAAATGAAAACATAGAGAAAGAACCAAAACCTTTTTCTACTTTGGTGTTACTCGGAGGTCCGCTTAAGGAAAATGAAAAAAGAGGTTTTCAGTATGATCAAGAGGGCGGCCTGGAATATGAGTATAAAGATGGAGGTTGGCAACTTGGAAGATGGGCGAAGATGAGAGCTATTGCCGCTTCGGATCTCATTGAAAGGGATTTGGTTGATAAGCTTATCATTACAGGTGGCAAGAATTGGGGAGAAGAGAATCCTTCGGCAGCAGAGGTGATGGCCGAATTTATAAAAAGGAAGATTGAGAAAGACACTAAAGAAGAAGTAATTTTCCCTAATGATAAGATAATATTGGCAGATAAGTATCATGATACAGCAAGTAGTTTAAAACAAGTTTTGGATGATTTGCCCAAGGAAGATATCGAGAAGATTACTTTTCTGACCAATGAGTTTCATTTAAAAAGGAGTAAGCAGTCTTTAGAAAACCTAGGATTTAAAGAAAAGGATATTGAGGGGATAGATGCGGAAAAGATTTTAACTGAAAGATCAGATCATTATAAATCTTTTGTTAAGAAATTTAATAGAACACCTGATACTATTAAACAAGAAATTTTAGAAGTGATCGGTCGTGGCATTATGTCCGTCCGTGGAGAGAAACTTATAAAAGCTTTGGCTGATTTAATAAGAAAAGATAAAAAATAATAATATGAAAAAAATAATTTTTATAAACCCGCCCACGCCCGAACTTGGGGTAATGGTTATAAGAGATTTGGACCGCTCTGGCCGAAAGACGCGCGAGAAGACAATCTGGCCACAGACAAACCTGGCTTATTTGGCAGCGGTTATGAAGGATAAAGGTTTCAGCGTAGACCTGATGGATTGTATTGCTGACGAGATTCATTGGAGTGAGCTAGGAGGGAATTTTGAGGAAATTATAGATAAGAAAAAACCGGATTATATCCTTTTTAATGCTATAAGCTCCACTATCTCAAATGATATGAGAGTAGCGAGTATTGCTAAGAAGGTTGGCGCCAAGAGCATCGCTGTCGGTTCTCATGTCACTGCTTTGCCGAAAGAGAGTATAGAGAAATTCAAAGACCTTGATTTTGTAATTGAAGGCGAAGCTGAGGAGACTCTGTCAGAGCTTGTGGATGTTGTTGAGAAAGGAGGAGATTTATCTCTCGTGAAAGGTATTGCTTACAGAAAAGAAAGCGGGGAAGCTATTGCTAATGAAAAGAGGCCTTTGATAAAAGATCTTGATTCTCTCCCTATCCCTCTTCATGAGCTTATGCCTATAGAGAAGTATAATCTTCCTTTTATCGGCTCTAAATTTACTTTCGTTACAGCTTCGAGGGGGTGCCCTTTCCGTTGTATGTTTTGCCGTTCGCCGATTGCTTGGAATAGAATTTTTAGGCAACGTTCAAATGACAGTATTCTTGCGGAGTTAAGATACCTAAAGAAGCTTGGCATTAAAAATATTTTATTTCACTCAGATACTTTTACTGTAAATAAGAAAGAGATTATTGAGTTATGCAAAAGAATGGTTAATGAAAATTTAGGTATAAGATGGATGTGTAACTCCAGAGTAGATACTGTGGACTTTGAAACGCTTGAGTGGATGAAAAGAGCCGGATGCGAGATGGTAATGTTTGGCCTAGAGTCAGGTTCTCAGAAAGTTTTAGATAATGCCAGGAAAGATATTACCATAGAGAAGATACGAGAGAGTGTTAATAATGCCGCCCGTGCCGGTATCAAGGTGTGGGGTTACTTTATAATAGGTCTACCCGGAGAAAATAAGGGAACTGTAGATGAGACAATCAAGTTAGCTAAAGAATTACCCTTAACTCTGGCTAATTTTGCAGTTGCTTCTCCTTACCCTGGTACGGATTTCTTTAAGCTTGTCACTGAAGAAGGCTGGCTTACAAGCAGTAACTGGGAAGATTTTGATCAGAATTATTCAGCTATCGTAGATTATCCTGATTTCTCAAGTGAAGAGATTGTAAATAGCATGAAAAGGGCTTACAAAGAGTTTTATTTAAGACCAAAAGCTGTCTGGAATATGCTAAAAGGAATAAGAAGTTTCCACGATGTTAAGGTCTTAACTGACGTTGCTTGGACGCACCTTAAGTGGATTCTTTTCTATAAAAAATCCGCAAAGCCAGCCAAATAAACTATTTACAAAAAAAGTAAAAAGAATTAAGACGGAGAATGATATTGCCTCAGGGCTAGACAGTCCTATTTGAGAAAATAAAAATATCAATGATATGTCTCTTGTACCTATCCCCGATATGGAGATCGGTATTAAGTTAAGTGATGTAATTATGGCAGCTATCAAGAAGGCGGTCAGTAAATCGATCTTTAGGTTGAGTGCTACGGTCAATAAATATAATTGGAAGAAATAAAAACCCCAAGCGACGAGAGTTATCAGTAAATTTTGGATGATGAGGATCGTCGGTTTTTTAAATGAAGCAAACAGATCGTCAATCTCTTTTTCAGCTATATCTTGGATTTTAGAATGAGTGATACTCTCTTGGCGTTTAGCAAGCTTCTTTAGTATCTTGAATAAAACTTTCTTTAATATATTTTTATTTAGAACAAAGATCAAGATAATGATTATTATTATTCCCAGCATCGCTGTCAGAACATAAGTGATCCCATTGATATCTTTGAAAAATAGCAGTACGCCTGTAATCCCGAGCAGTAGAATCGTCACCATATCAAATAATCTGTCAAAGATGACGCTGGCCGCCGATTTGCCCCAGGAGATATGCTTCTTATTGAGAAAGAGTATTTTTACAAGTTCGCCTAGTTTGGCCGGTGTGATTGCTCCCCAGAAGACTGCGTAGAAATATATAAAAAGAGACTCCATGAAAGGTATATTCACCCCTTCGTTTTTTAGTAATTTTTGCCATCTTATATTCCTCAAAATTATGGCTGGTATGCCCAAGAGTAGAGATAAGAAGATGATAAAGACATTGGCGCTTAGCGCTATCTCGAGACTCTTGTTTATATCTATTCTGTATAAGACGATGGCGAAAATGACGAGGCCGATAAATTGAAAATAGTGCTTGAAGGTCATTATTTTTCATTTCTCATTATTGTGGATGTCTGGTCGGCCAAGAGTCCGTTAAAGAAGATTAAGAAACTGGTCAGAAGGATGAGAAGTCCGGATATCGGGAATTTCCCAAAGGATACTATCCCATATAGAGAGAATGACACCCCCAGCAGAAATAGAACAAAACTGGCCGGTAAAAATATTTTGAGGGGATTGAAAAGCATTATCATCCTTAATATCAGGAGAATTGTTTGGAGTCCGTGTTTTGTCTTAACAGTACTCTTTGATTCTTCATTCCTTTTGTTTATGGTTATTGGAATATATTTTACATTCAGCCCTTCTCTGAAGAAAGCCAATGTTATGGTTGTTGTGAGGGAAAATGAGTTAGGAAAGAGATGCATGAATCTAAAGAAGCCGCTCTTTTTTACCAATCTAAAACCTGAGTTTAGGTCTGGTATTTCTGCGTTGACTAAATATTCGGCTAGCGCTTTTAAAAATCTTTTACCTGGCTGTCTAAAGGTAGGGCCTTTGTAAGCCGTTCTTTCTCCTACAATCATGTCGTAATTGTCAGTGTGCTCTAAAAGCTCAAGTATATAATCTGTTTTGTGCTGTCCGTCTGAGTCAAAAAACATCACCCAATCATAAGATGAATTTTTAACGCCGGTTTTTAGCGTCGCTCCGTATCCGCGGTTTTTGTCATGAGTTATGAGTTTGATACCTTCTATTTGTTTTAATACATTTTTAGTTTTTTGGTTTGACCCGTCATCAACTGCTATTATCTCATGCTCTCCTGTGTTTTTATTTAAAAAAGTTTTTAAGTCTTCAAGAGTGCGTCTTGCGCTTTCGCCCTCATTATAGACAGGTATTATGATTGAAAATTTTACCATATTAGTTATTTTTTATATTTTTAATTTAAAAGTATTGGGATTTCGTCCTTTATTTCATATTTTTTCCCGCATTTTAGACAGAGGAGACTATTCTCTTTATCGTTG
This region of Patescibacteria group bacterium genomic DNA includes:
- a CDS encoding glycosyltransferase family 4 protein, with the protein product MKILILQDDFPPKSYGGAGVVAFNLAKGFKDKGNDVYVISTVKDKAEEGKDKYGGFEVYNIYSNYHERWRAYLSLYNPMTVIKVKNLINEIKPDVVFASNIHFHISYYSLKLAKKGEAKVFLIAHDVMLFHYGKLTEFINPCDLSIPDKFKYKINFLEQVKKFKKRYNPLRNLFINHYLKYVDKIFAVSFALQEALEGNGIKNIKTVHAGINFSLWEIDEGKINDFKKEYGVLDKKIVLFGGRLSGAKGGREILKAMIKIIEKVPSAVLLVVGEGKGYEKDMVNTAEKFGLKDRIIFTGWILGDKLKAAYHSSDVVVVSSVCFDSFPVINLEAMACAKPVVGTCFGGTPEIVEDNVTGFIVNPFNTEVMAEKISYLLLNPEKAREFGKRGYNKIKEKFSIDKWIDKYLKNI
- a CDS encoding class I SAM-dependent methyltransferase, which produces MNKEKEVKTQDFVADFYEKVRYEKEYSRKYHNFWFGKMMKMAPPRGLVLDAGCGTGEMMEFLKENNFDNFIGYDISFNMLVHAKNRAERLVCADAENLPFADGSFDVIYARALLHHLFDVSKALCEIKRVLKSGGEVVFADTNKSFVNDLPRKIMNKGEHFAESHKNFKSSEIIELIKKEFNIKEVYYFGYIAYPLLGFPDMVNIYRFFPGKFILTPTLIFIDKIISQIPIVKKLAFGIMISAKKR
- a CDS encoding YdcF family protein gives rise to the protein MPENFEKIQESNENIEKEPKPFSTLVLLGGPLKENEKRGFQYDQEGGLEYEYKDGGWQLGRWAKMRAIAASDLIERDLVDKLIITGGKNWGEENPSAAEVMAEFIKRKIEKDTKEEVIFPNDKIILADKYHDTASSLKQVLDDLPKEDIEKITFLTNEFHLKRSKQSLENLGFKEKDIEGIDAEKILTERSDHYKSFVKKFNRTPDTIKQEILEVIGRGIMSVRGEKLIKALADLIRKDKK
- a CDS encoding B12-binding domain-containing radical SAM protein: MKKIIFINPPTPELGVMVIRDLDRSGRKTREKTIWPQTNLAYLAAVMKDKGFSVDLMDCIADEIHWSELGGNFEEIIDKKKPDYILFNAISSTISNDMRVASIAKKVGAKSIAVGSHVTALPKESIEKFKDLDFVIEGEAEETLSELVDVVEKGGDLSLVKGIAYRKESGEAIANEKRPLIKDLDSLPIPLHELMPIEKYNLPFIGSKFTFVTASRGCPFRCMFCRSPIAWNRIFRQRSNDSILAELRYLKKLGIKNILFHSDTFTVNKKEIIELCKRMVNENLGIRWMCNSRVDTVDFETLEWMKRAGCEMVMFGLESGSQKVLDNARKDITIEKIRESVNNAARAGIKVWGYFIIGLPGENKGTVDETIKLAKELPLTLANFAVASPYPGTDFFKLVTEEGWLTSSNWEDFDQNYSAIVDYPDFSSEEIVNSMKRAYKEFYLRPKAVWNMLKGIRSFHDVKVLTDVAWTHLKWILFYKKSAKPAK
- a CDS encoding flippase-like domain-containing protein, producing MTFKHYFQFIGLVIFAIVLYRIDINKSLEIALSANVFIIFLSLLLGIPAIILRNIRWQKLLKNEGVNIPFMESLFIYFYAVFWGAITPAKLGELVKILFLNKKHISWGKSAASVIFDRLFDMVTILLLGITGVLLFFKDINGITYVLTAMLGIIIIIILIFVLNKNILKKVLFKILKKLAKRQESITHSKIQDIAEKEIDDLFASFKKPTILIIQNLLITLVAWGFYFFQLYLLTVALNLKIDLLTAFLIAAIITSLNLIPISISGIGTRDISLIFLFSQIGLSSPEAISFSVLILFTFFVNSLFGWLCGFFIEKNPLKVRPSNVS
- a CDS encoding glycosyltransferase family 2 protein, which encodes MVKFSIIIPVYNEGESARRTLEDLKTFLNKNTGEHEIIAVDDGSNQKTKNVLKQIEGIKLITHDKNRGYGATLKTGVKNSSYDWVMFFDSDGQHKTDYILELLEHTDNYDMIVGERTAYKGPTFRQPGKRFLKALAEYLVNAEIPDLNSGFRLVKKSGFFRFMHLFPNSFSLTTTITLAFFREGLNVKYIPITINKRNEESKSTVKTKHGLQTILLILRMIMLFNPLKIFLPASFVLFLLGVSFSLYGIVSFGKFPISGLLILLTSFLIFFNGLLADQTSTIMRNEK
- a CDS encoding Trm112 family protein, producing the protein MKDNQNKKEINPNLLQILVCPTDKGKLEYNDKENSLLCLKCGKKYEIKDEIPILLN